The following nucleotide sequence is from Vitis vinifera cultivar Pinot Noir 40024 chromosome 14, ASM3070453v1.
TGTTGAATGATTATGCGAGCTACATCTGGACTCTATATATTGACATGTTCTATTATTAAggaaaaacatatgaaaatcTAGTGAGCATTTCctcttttgttcttttatcCTGTGTTGCTACCCCTTGTGAAGTGGTGGAACCAGACGTGGTCAGGTGCCTACCATGGATTTGAATAGGAGGGACTGTTACATGtcgggaaaagaaaagaaagagaaggaaaatattGAGATTGGGGCTCCCATCTCTCTGTTGGATATCTCTTGAAGGTGTTCATTGTTGCCCAACAATCAATGTTTATTTATGCGAGCTGCATCTGATCTCTATATATCGATATGTTCTGTACAACTGTTTGAGGAACTTCAACCTTCTTTCCCTCTGTATACAGTGTTCTTTTAGCTAACGCTATCTGTTTGATCTTGGTCTTACTCTTGAATGGACTGTTAAGATGGTTTACCAGTATAACTTGCCTTCTAATCATAACTCATGCATCAAATGTTACAATTTTTGTCTGGGAAGCCATATGTATGGTATGATAAGACATGAAAATCTAGTAAAAAGAAACTcctcttttgttctttttgttgtGTTGCTGATCCTTTTTTTAAGGTTGTGCCACCCATAGTCAGGTGTCTACTTTCAGATTTGAAAGTTAGGGACTATTGCATGTCTGACAAATAAAAACAAGGGGAAAGCATTGAGAATGAATTCCCCCAcccctctttttatttttttgataggtaaattgaGAATGAGGCCCCCTTGTCTTACGTATATCTCTTGAAGGTGTATATTGTTGCCCTACCATCAATGTTTAGTGATTTTGTGAACTACCTCTGGACTCTATATCTCAGATGAATCCTGTTATCAAGGAAAACAACTTTTCTAGGAACTTGGGCTTAGTATAACTTCACGTACCATGCTTTTTAGGCAGCACTATCTGTTTAATCTTGGTCATGAATAGACTGTTGAGATAGTTTACCAGTCTGACTTGCTGCTTAATTATAGCTCATACATcaaatgttataatttttgtCTTGGAAGTCATATATATGGTATGGGATAAAAGATATGGTTATCTAGCCTATATCTACTcatctttccttttattttgtgCTTCCATCCTTCTTTGTAAAGATTAAGCCAGAAATAGTCAGGTCTCTACGATAGATTTGAATGGTGGGGACTGTTACATATCtggcaaagaaaagaaagagaaggaaaaatagagaatGGGGCTCCCATCTCTCTGCTGGATGTCTCTTGAAAGTGTCCATCGTTGCCCGACAATCAATATTTAATGATTAAGCGAGCTACATCTGGATTCTATATGTTGAAATACTTTATTATCAAGGAAAACCAACTCTTTTATGAACTTGCATTTTGTTTCTTTGTGTATAGTGTTCTTTTTGCCAACACTATCTGTTATCTTGGTCATGCTTTTGAATATACTTTTAAGATGGTTTGCCTGCATGACTTGTTGCTGAGTCATAGCTCATATATTTACAATTTGCCTGTATGTGTATACTATgtcattaaaaatatgaaaaattattcattATCTTCTTTCGTTCTTTTATTTTGTGCTGGTAacccccttttttttaaaagttgaacCAGATACAGTTTGGTTTCTACTATAGGTTGAATTGTAGGGACAGTTAGATgtctagaaaagaaaagaaagagaaaacattGAGAATGGGTTCCCATCTCTCTTTTAGATATCTCTTGAAGGTGTTCATCATTCCCTGATTTTCAACACTTATTATTCTGCAAGCTACATCTGAACTCTATATATCGATGTATCTtgtcatcaaagaaaaaaaatgttctaattTCTAGGAGCTTGGGTTTATCTCACTCTGTATCTTCAGTCTGGCTGATTGCTTTTCTTAGAGAAAAGTACTAATTGCACATCTCATTCATGCATATAACTAATGTACTGATAATGAATGGTCTCAATTTGGCCCTTTTTGGGTGTCAAGCCATAAACTGTACTGGATGGCTTATTAGGCCTCTGAACATTTTCCTGTTTATCCTTATTTTGCTGTtgtaaatgcaatttttttagtCTAGCTTGACCTTGCATAATCTTGACATCTTGGTCTAAATAAACATTTGAAATGGGTGGTTACTGTGGTTTATCATATGATCTTTGCTTGATTATTGTTTGCTTTTGGCATCCTGGTCTTGCATCAATTGTTAAGATGTTTGCCAATATATTTTTCAGCTTATGTAACTCAACTATAACTTTGAGTGTTCTGAGTGGTAGATGACAGATTTAACCAAGATAGGTAATTATGCATTTCATTATACCAATTATAGCATAATTTGTCCTCTGTTTCATCACCATTTTCCTTCCCTTCTTTTGTTCCTTTTGGTATACAAACAAGATGGAGTAAGGTATCTGACAGGATATATTTTAGGTTGAAACATTGTTAGACAGTGTGAAGTGGGATGACAAAGGTTTGGCAGTGGCAATAGCCCAAAATGTCGACACAGGAGCAGTTTTAATGCAAGGCTTTGTAAACAGGGATGCACTAGCTACAACCATTTCCTCTCAGAAAGCAACATTCTACAGCCGGTCGAGGTCAAAGTTGTGGACAAAGGGGGAGACGTCATtgaatttcattaatattcatgACATTTTTCTTGATTGTGATCGCGATTCGGTATGTTTTTTTTACTCCTTTTTAGTTGGATGCATAAATGAGCAGGTCCTTTGTCATTAGATTTGATTCTGAACTATTTCTCAGATAATATACCTTGGGAAGCCTGACGGGCCTACTTGCCACACTGGATCTGAAACTTGCTATTATTCATCAGTATTTGATTTGTTAAAAAATCCTCAGGTTtatattcctttcttttatggtattctttttgttttgtttttctttagtaGGAAGAACAATAATTTTTTCCCAGCCCTACTTTGGACATgctttatattaattttttgttgcaGGGTGAAGAGAATAACAATTTGGCATTAACGGCATTGTACTCTTTAGAATCCACAATTTCCCAGCGAAAAGCTGAAGTAGCATCCCCACAAAATGGAAAACCTTCATGGACAAAACGACTGCTACTTGATGACAAGTTGCTGTGCTCAAAAATTCGGTAATGTTGGCTCTGTCAGATCTGTTTTGTCACAGTTATAGTCCCCAAATCCTCAAGAGCCctcttgaaaattttaacaaatagaTTTAGGCATTTCATTCTGAGTTTTAACAAGTTTTGTTAACTTGCATCATTTACAGGGAAGAGGCAGATGAGTTGTGTCGAACGCATGAGGAAAATGAGGATAAGTCGCGAACTGCCTCAGAGATGGCTGATGTACTCTATCATACCATGGTCCTGCTGTCACTGAAAGATGTAAAAATGGAAGAGGTTCTCCAAGTCCTCAGACACAGATTTTCTCAATCAGGtattgaggaaaagaaaagccGGGCCACACAAGGTTAAGCTGGGGACTTATTGTATGCCAAGTCTGTTCATGCCACCACCATATTGCATCATTGCTGCATGTCAACTGCTGATACCCAAGTAGTTATTATATACAAGAAATTAACAGACCATTTGGCTCATGTGTTTCTAACCACATGTTGAATCTCCGAGCTGAACTGCTGTACCCATATGACAAGCCTGGCTGTTTATTGCATGGTTCCTAAATTTATGTGGCAAAAAGTCAATGCTGTATATATCAATTTAACCTATTCTGGGTTTGTTCAATTTATTTGAATTGTCATATTCTACTTGAATCAAgtgttattcttttttttttcccatgttgGGTTTATGCCCCCATGTTTGGAACTCCAATCCAACTTGGCCTCTTTTTTTTTGCccccttttttttatcttttgtttttgtggCACAAGTATTTCATTGTCTATTTTTCTTTGTCTAGTAAAATGTCAatgcattaattttttttaattatattcaaaataaatagaagatacaaaattaataaatattatgaaattttataaattatttctatgATAAATATTTAGAATTCTCTTAATCTTGCCATATTAGGGGCATGGTGTGATGTGCAATAGGAAAAAATCTGTCCCCTTGTGATCTTTATTCATCTTTATTCTTGGATGGGAATATCCACCACCATAAATGCCTGTTTGGTTGGACACTAATTCACATTTGAaaaactacatttttttttgaatgatcgTAATAAAGTTCATAAAGTTGTAGTATTTCTGGGCATGTAACCTTGGCTTTGGGTTTGCTCTCCAATGGTCACCAATTCGAGTCCCCTTAGGGCCATTAGAGGTTTATTCGGTTCTTAACTTCAGGGTCCTACGAGATTAGTCAAGGTGAGGTGCGCGTAAGCTGACCCGGTTCCGGGTATGTAACCTTTTCAAGGAAGACATAGACCATTTGTCTCAAGAACTAAAATCGATTTAGAGTTTATTTTGACAATTCTTTTATTCTAagtgtttaaatatttttttcttaaattttgtgatttttatttaaaaacattttttaggttaaaattgtcttttgaatctaattattcaataaaaattgttGTCAGATCATCTATCGATGGGTTAACCATGATCTAATGTAATATCAACATGATATTATAGATatctaatttatatattaatgatattaaacattataaaaaatagaaaataaaatattaatatcattataatatatttttaatattaaaaatgtatctagagatgaaataatattttattttttctaacttTAACAATCATATATTTTGTTATTCTACCCGACTGGGTCAATCCGCCCAATGGTTtaatctaaaattattattattattattattttaagaagaATAGCAGGTTagacaaaattagaaaatgatttaaaaaaaatcatttctaatgctttttataaaaacaattgatagataattctttaaaaaaacatttttatagaaaatgttTCCGCTAAGAGCTCTTCGAAAAAAACCAATATTAAACCTGATAGGTGAGACAAATCAATATCCCAACCCACCTGGAATCCGTcacaagttaaaaaataaaaaataaaaaaattcaaacattcTACTGGCCCATTTATATTAATCTCAAATCCATTTAAAAAGATTTCTAAGtccatgtttggttcccaaaaagtttaaagaaaaatgtgaagaaaagaaaataaagaggaaaagtagaatgagagaaaagtgaaagaaaataaaaaaatagatttaaaattaataaattattttaattttttgtttcaaaatcatttcatttatttaaatcttttatagaaagattaaatagtttaaaaacatataaattttttattaatctcaattatatttgacttttgttttatatatttttttatggtaaaaccaaatataagaaaattattttctttaatattttttaagaaccagACATAGAAAATGTATCCCGAAAGATATAAGGTTATATTATCTAATAGTAATtcacaaaatattttgaaacaaattgTACTTTTTGGGGTTGAAAGTTTGATCCAATGCAATATCTTTAGAAGAATTGAAGTTGtcctttttaatttgaattccTCTAATTATCATAGGCTATCAAAATCTCGCTTTTATGACTTAAAATATCTGAATTGAAGTTGCCATTTCTAATTTGAATTCCTCTGATAATCATAGGCTAtcaaaatctcaattttaaGAAGATGACTTAAAAGATCATTTAGTGAaacaatttcttttgaaaaggaTGGTAAAGATTCAATTAATTTTGATGTTGAGGTGTTTAGTAAAAACTTAATACTTGTTACTTAATcacttaagttaattttaagttaaatcatatatttaaattattgacttaaaacttattacttaattcttattttaaatcttgacgttatttgataaaagtaatttaaaatttattttaaattatcaaattaatatatttatccttataaattataattagggtaaaaaGGATTGAGTAATAATGgagataaaaaagtaaaataaagacatatacttaaaaataagttaattatttttacttatttcttaaaattatttttgactttaagttatattataaaattattttataaaatatgtttaatttacttaataacttaaattaagttattaagtgaCGTTAAGTTATACTTGcttctacttttatttataaacCCTGCCGGTCACAATTTAAGACACAAAATCATGAGTTGAAAATGGGAATGGTTGGTGAGAGATTAAAGGGAAATTCATTTGATTGAATTAACCAGCAGGCGGCCACAATTTAATTCCTCATCTGACGCAAACAGAATACTCTTGAGATGGGAATGGTTGGTGAGAGGCGAGACCGTGAGAAGCAGTTGGAACTGTTCACACAACCTACCACCGATGCCGATGCCAATGCCAACACCAACACCAACACAGTCGCATACCTTAAAGCACACGGCACCCCCTCCAACTAGGCCTTGCTCGCCTCATGCCAACTCAAATGGAGGAATACAATTCATACAGGCCCGAATTAATGGCCTTAATTAACAATTTACATAGTGCCATTATTTCTCCAacagaaaagtaaaaaatatggagaaaatTTGCTCCGCAAGAATTGTCAATTACAAAGTTGCAAATGGCTTAACATTTAAGCTTTATATTTTGGGATTGGATATATCGATGATATTCCTCGTCGAATAAGAGAAATGTGTGTCGGGAATTTTTTGGActatgtaaatatattaatttttttaattaaaaatttatatattggcATTAATATTTCTCtaacaaaaaagtaaaatatatggAGCAAATTTGTTGTAGAGGAAATATCAAATACAAAGTTGTAAATATCTTAACATCTAAACTCTATATTTTGGGATTGGATTCATGATGTCTCATGGAAATACTTGTATTTAAAGTCGTGACACATAACTAGCCACGAATGGTATCTAAGTAAGGGGGGGCATTGAGggtgttttgaattttattttatttttttatttttgatccCGAGATATTTAGGGGCCCTAAAAAGGGGAATGGAGGAATATCACAAGCAAAAgcgtaaatattttattatttttggaaaagtggaATGTAAGGTGCCAACATGCAAAACTCTTGATTAGAAACTTGGAAGCATATCTACCACGATTTACAAGGTGTCGACTGTCGAGGCCTAACCCCCTAAGTCACGCGGGCTCCAATCTGCCCGTCCATTCTACCTACCCGCTGATATAAAACTGGCTCTCAGCATCTCTCTGATTCATCAATTAATCACGACTTCTTCTTCTCTAGTCTCCAAATCTCAATACCATTCTGAATATTTGCATTTTCCGACGAAGTTCACACTGATTCAAGCAGCCAAAAATGGTGTCAGTGGGGGAAATCAGAAAGTCCCAAAGAGCTGAGGGTCCAGCCACGGTTCTGGCCATCGGCACGGCCACTCCAGCCAACTGTGTCTACCAGGCTGACTATCCTGATTACTACTTCCGCATCACCAACAGCGAGCATATGACTGAATTGAAAGAGAAGTTCAAGCGCATGTGTAAGTTGTGCCATCTATATGAATAATTCTCTGGGCTATTCTCTTCACATAGCCTACTTGAGTGCATGCATGGTATATATATAACCGATGCAACACTAACAATCATTGTTTGTATTTTGCTTACATACAGGTGATAAATCCATGATAAACAAACGCTACATGCACCTCAATGAAGAAATTCTCAAGGAGAACCCCAACGTCTGTGCCTACATGGCCCCATCTCTTGATGCCCGTCAAgacatggtggtggttgaagtACCAAAGCTCGGCAAGGAAGCTGCTGTCAAGGCCATCAAAGAATGGGGCCAGCCCAAATCCAAGATCACCCACCTTGTCTTCTGCACCACCTCCGGTGTTGACATGCCCGGTGCTGACTATCAACTCACCAAGCTGCTCGGCCTCAAACCCTCCGTCAAGAGGCTGATGATGTACCAACAGGGCTGCTTTGCTGGAGGCACCGTCCTCCGCCTTGCCAAGGATCTTGCCGAGAACAACGCCGGCGCCCGTGTTTTGGTCGTCTGCTCTGAAATCACCGCCGTCACTTTCCGAGGCCCCTCTGACACCCACCTGGATTCTCTCGTGGGTCAGGCGCTTTTCGGTGATGGTGCAGCTGCCATTATCATTGGTGCAGACCCAGATACCAAAATCGAACGCCCACTCTTCGAACTCGTCTCTGCAGCTCAGACTATTCTCCCCGACTCCGAGGGTGCAATCGATGGACACCTGCGCGAAGTGGGTCTCACGTTCCATTTACTGAAAGACGTCCCAGGGTTGATTTCCAAGAACATAGAGAAGAGCTTGGTGGAAGCCTTTAAGCCGATCGGCATCAGCGACTGGAACTCCTTGTTCTGGATCGCTCACCCCGGTGGCCCAGCAATTTTAGATCAGGTTGAGTTAAAACTGGGTCTGAAGGAAGAGAAACTGAGAGCAACTCGACACGTTCTGAGCGAGTATGGGAACATGTCTAGTGCATGCGTGCTGTTTATCCTGGACGAAATGAGGAAAAAGTCGATCGAAGAAGGAAAGGGCACCACAGGGGAAGGCCTGGAATGGGGCGTTCTGTTTGGATTTGGACCAGGTCTCACCGTTGAAACCGTTGTGTTGCACAGCCTTGCTACACAATCGACTCACTGAGTCACTCGTCCCTATAATACTGAAGGGAAGATGGGAATGGCTGCTGGCTGGGGACTGGTGAGGACTGCATGTCATCATGTGCCAACCTACGCAGCTACCCTTCCTTCCTTTGTTatgttttgctttatttttatgttcttttgtGTCCCTGTGCCTTCTCTCCTTTCACACTTAAGTAAAAATTtctctttaattattttcttatttaataagagcttgtttaataattaataatagaTTTGAATTGTTTTaggttgttttcattttttttttactattttaaaaaatagttaaataaaatGGTTGCAAAGAACCACCaccaataaaaattatttttttaaaaatatttaaaaacgtAAAAACAAGTTGAtaacatttcaatttttcaaaacaaatttttattttggaaaacattttattttttatttttgaaaataagaaataaaaaatggtttttgattGTTAAACATgtcttcataattttttattctaaagaacatatataaaactattttactaaacacttgccaaacaaattcttaaagaattgttttcaaaaactattttcaattaccattttttgatatttatttacaaaaacatCACCAaaagatgtaaaaaaaaaagattctttgaccactttttctttaattttttcatgtaaaaataacCCTTTTTGGGTGAAAAATTAagacaattaattgattaggtaatgatttattgaattagtTAACAGATACAATCTTCTTGTCCTCATTACTCAGGAGTGGAGAGACGCATGTTTCTTCATTAATACCCAAAATTGAATTCTTCCCCTTCTTATGTTGATGGTTGGGAAGAGGTAACATGGTTGTgtagggtttgtttggtttgaaaaaaattgaaggtaGATGTGAGGGGAAGAGAAAGATAAGAGAGAGaaccaagaaaaaataaaaaataaaaaacatgaatccaaccaaatatatttttcatagatttAAGTCGAGTATAAATAGGTTTGGATCAAATTCATATTGATTTACATAACCCGTTTGATACATAAGATAATTTTTGGGTTAACTTACATAGCACGAATTTGATGCAAATGGATTCATTTAATGATCCCGTTTATTAGCCTATTATATCTTTAAACTATGTAActtatatttgattcattttaaatttatttttaaataaataaatcaatcataaatatgtttaattgaaaaatcaagtaTATTGACATATATAAGACTTAACTCAACTTGATTATGAAATAAGaggatttgattattaaatgaattaaataattacacgatatgttatttatttaataattatatagtatttaagtttatgtttttgacATAATTATCATTTATGTTAAGTTTGAGTTAGACCTATCTAACAGATAGCTAAGTTTTGACATGACATGAACACGATCCACCAATGCAAATCGCCTCTACTATGATATTCAACTCCTTTGCTCCAAAATGGCATTCCATACTTGTTGATTTGTCAATAATTTCACACAACGATTTCTAAAGACCATTGTATGGTCACGTAGCCTTTTAACTTTTGAATAGATGTGAATTAATTTATAGTCGTCATCGGATTTTTTGTGGCATTCTATGCTTGAGGTATCTTTAGTTCATATGGTCCCAAGGCGTGCACGAAGTTTGGAACTCCTATTCCTCCTTCTCTTGAAAACTACGTCAATTAATTCCACCCACCATTTCCATCTTCTTCTAATTGTCATGTCATGATTGATATGAGAAAAAGGTGATCACAataaatgtatttatttatttatttttgggtggacaaattattcttttaaggTAGGGAGGATggaaaataataactaaaaccCACGAGTGATgaccatttttcatttttttttttttgaaaaaattgtttttaaaacttgaaatgttttgaaGGTGGGAATGGTGTTGTTTGATGGTCAAGTGGGATTGAATGTGAAAGATGAAGAAGTGGTTAGTAGGATTGAATGTGAGAGGAGAAAAGTTGACTACCTGCCTAGTGTTGAAAACAACCCATAACTAAAGTTTGTACACCAATTAATATAGGGGGATTTTGTTTGGTAGTGTAAGAGTAGGTTTGGTAGTGTTttcatttgaaatgtttttttttttttttttaagtatttttaggaaaattattttaaacatggCTTTTAAAAAAAcgttataaatgattttttaaaattttaaaaatattttttaaattttattcaacaACTAGGTTCTAtctgaaaactattttttagaataattttttgtttttcataataaaaaacacaaaaatataataataaaaacctgttttctattttatgtatttcagaatagaaaacataatattttttgagatttttttaaaattattttttattattttcaatttttttttaacaattatttttaaaaataattatataaacatgtagattatagatataaaaaatattttaaaaatatatataaaaatattaaaaataaattaataacatcTTAAgtttatgaataaatttttttttttataaaaattaacaaataattttcaaaaactattttttataattattttagaaaataattaccaaagatagcttttttttttttcttttctaaaaaagaatttttagggtaaaaacaattcttagaaTCGGTACTAAACGGAATCTTTTGTCATATCATGATTAACTATGGGTGTTTTCCcacctaaaaataatttgttgttcCAAGATGACCATCTTGGTCAATACCTAATAGTATCTCCAATCAACTTTACATAAACTCTCTCATAGGGAGGACATGGAagtgattaatttaattaagggAGCCTTAATTTGGTAgattaatttaatgttttaatatgatttaataattaagttcaatatgtttgataaagtaatttaatatcataatcTAAAgccaaaataattaatttacctCCATggttcattttttaataattaatttacattaaatataaatagatttattatttaagattaataaaagtAAGTATTAGTTCAACTCAATGTGGATAGATAGTAGTTAAATTagaatagattttaaattaattttgtaaaacaacTTAACACTTTAAGTAAAATTAAGGAATAAGTTTTAAGTAATCcacttaagaataatttaactgAAAGTTgattaattaagtaataagtattaaattttatcaaaacatccactaactgattttttttcaacaaatttgatattttttatttttaaaattagaaaattatagtaatttttatataaaatgtaagaaCTCTATAATGCAAAGCTCGAAAAAGTGTATTTTCAAATGCTCAAATGCAAAAAACCAGTTATAGGAACCCAAGTTTTTAAAATCCCGTTATAGTATCGTTGTCTATTAGTGCTATCTTTAATGATCTTAGATATTATATTCGATTGATAAGCGTATCAAACTTGAACTATTTTTAGagggtttctattttataattatttttatatgaattaaaaaaaaatatgaatttatttcattttgttaatatcttaatttttaaaataattttcattttttaagataagtcttgaataattcttatattttatataatattttaaaaaataaaaggtaagaaattattacattttatataataatgattatatttttatttctaaaaataaaatgaaaacaagaaatatatcaaattaagcatcCACATTTAATTCCACATCTAGTACAAGGGCAGGTGGAGGTGAGCAGTGAGAAGCAAAGGAGGCCATTAACACAGCCAGCCTCCACCGGCCCAGAGCATTCCCTTGTCCTATTCGCTCCCATGGACACTCCCCACCCAATCCCTTTCTTCTGTTTTGCAGTTTTTGCCttgcttttaaaaacagttttttcatttttcaaaataagaaaacacatttcatgagaaatttaaaaacaatttgttttcttaaaattaaaaaatgaagaataactatttttgaaaattgctttgaaaaatagtttttgagaactgtttttgaaaactgttatatgatgttttgtaaaataaaagtctatttaagaatttgaaatatttttaacttatttttaaatatattttaaaaataatttatatatctagtgccttatttttaattattctacatgcttgcataattattttctaaaacaatcttaaaaaacaagtgaaaaaatagaaaataactaaaaaatattttttaaaaatactatattttatattcttaagaacataaaatataaaaaaaaatttgattaccaaacgtgtttttttgttttggaaaataggAAACCGTTCttgaaaacagttaccaaatatGTTCAAAAGTGTTTTGAGAAAACATcttctagtttttatttatttatttattgttttcacttgtgtTTTTAAAggttgctttaaaaaaaataattatacaaataagaaaaataattaaaaataaagtattatagataaaagttattttaaaaacatatttaaaaaatatataaaaaaatagaccAAAAACATTTTATGTTTCTAAACATACTTTTATCCACCTGTTTTCAAAACCGTTTTTCATAAATgctttaaaaatgaattttcaaataaatcctaaatatctcaaatcccatacacttatacatgatataaaaagtgaaattcaaaaaatactttataaagaataacaaaaacatttcaaatatattttcaaaacaacttatttttatcataaacttttagaaattt
It contains:
- the LOC100258301 gene encoding histidine biosynthesis bifunctional protein hisIE, chloroplastic, encoding MAVSYSHCLQSLRVTPRTRLFVSNVDCWRDNRIMKSYSPVSASSKKPHQDLSLEAKVETLLDSVKWDDKGLAVAIAQNVDTGAVLMQGFVNRDALATTISSQKATFYSRSRSKLWTKGETSLNFINIHDIFLDCDRDSIIYLGKPDGPTCHTGSETCYYSSVFDLLKNPQGEENNNLALTALYSLESTISQRKAEVASPQNGKPSWTKRLLLDDKLLCSKIREEADELCRTHEENEDKSRTASEMADVLYHTMVLLSLKDVKMEEVLQVLRHRFSQSGIEEKKSRATQG
- the LOC100232843 gene encoding chalcone synthase (The RefSeq protein has 1 substitution, 3 frameshifts compared to this genomic sequence); this translates as MVSVGEIRKSQRAEGPATVLAIGTATPANCVYQADYPDYYFRITNSEHMTELKEKFKRMCDKSMINKRYMHLNEEILKENPNVCAYMAPSLDARQDMVVVEVPKLGKEAAVKAIKEWGQPKSKITHLVFCTTSGCDMPGADYQLTKLLGLKPSVKRLMMYQQGCFAGGTVLRLAKDLAENNAGARVLVVCSEITAVTFRGPSDTHLDSLVGQALFGDGAAAIIIGADPDTKIERPLFELVSAAQTILPDSEGAIDGHLREVGLTFHLLKDVPGLISKNIEKSLVEAFKPIGISDWNSLFWIAHPGGPAILDQVELKLGLKEEKLRATRHVLSEYGNMSSACVLFILDEMRKKSIEEGKGTTGEGLEWGVLFGFGPGLTVETVVVAQPCYTIDSLSHSSTYNTEGKMGMAAALGTGEDCMSSCANLRSYPSFLCYVLLYFYVLLCPCAFSPFTLK